GTCAAGCACTTCTAACAATGCAGATGCCGGATCGCCACGGAAGTCTTGCGCCATTTTATCGATTTCATCTAATAAGAATAGCGGATTTTTGACTTCGATTTTTGCTAATGACTGCACGATTTTGCCGGGCATCGCACCGATATACGTACGACGATGTCCACGAATTTCAGCTTCATCTCGGACGCCACCAAGTGCCATACGCACGAATTTACGACCTGTTGCGCGTGCGATTGATTCACCAAGAGAAGTTTTACCGACACCGGGAGGACCGACTAAGCAGAGAATCGGACCACGAAGTTTTTTGACGCGTGATTGTACGGCTAAGTATTCTAAGATGCGGTCTTTCACATCCTGCAAGCCATAATGATCTTCATCCAAGATGGTTTTGGCTTTATCTAAATTGATAGAAACTTTGGTCGTCGCGTTCCATGGTGTGTCTAAAATCCACTCAATATAGGTGCGCACGACTGAAGATTCAGAAGACGCGGGCGGCATCATTTTGAGTTTTTTCATCTCTTGTTCAGCTTTTTTGCGCACATCTTCTGGCAAGTCCGCTTCATCTAAGCGTTGTTCAAGCTCACTAATATCGTCATCACTATCAAATGCGCCGTCATTCATATCTGACAGCTCATTTTTAATGGCTTTCATCTTCTCATTTAAGAAATATTCGCGCTGATTGTCTTCCATTTGCTGACGAACCGCGTCTTGAATGTCTTGCTCGATATTTTGCTCAGCGCTTTGTTTGACCAAATATTCGGTCAAGGTATTGATGTGCGCTTTGAGATCATCTTTTTCTAAAAACGATTGTTTAATATCCAAATCCATCGATACGCGGGTTGAGATAAAATACACCAGCTCAAGCAAATCATCGATACGCTTAGCCACACGCGTTAGCTCGCGAGCATTACGTAAACGCGCATCGGCATAGCCTTCAAATAAACCGGTTAGGGCTTTGATGGTGTTTTTTTGTTGGCTGTCATCCAGTTGCACATCAAGGTCAGCACGCTCAAACTTCGCCATCAACACATCATCATGGTCTTCTAGCGCATCGACGCGCGCGCGGTATTGACCTTCGATAAGCACTTTAATGCAGTTCTCATCGCTATCATGCGGCATGGTACTCACGATGCGACAAACCGTACCGTATTGATAGAGATTATCTTGGTCAATATCTTCGGTAAGTGAGTCTTTTTGCGCCACAACCAAAACTTTATCGCCATACTCGGCTTGGGCTAACTCAACGGCTTTGACCGATGGTGCACGACCTACGAATAGTGCAATTTGCATGTGCGGATAAACGACCACATCACGTAGCGCCAGTAACGGTAAATAGTTTTCAGGCTTATCACTTTCTGTGGTCACAGCAGCATTCTCTTCGACTGTTGACTCATTTTCTGTCTCAACGTCAGTGTTGATGTCAATGTTGTCTTTATCAATATTATAGTCAGTCATATGTTTTATTTCCTTGTTAACCAGACTTGTAAAGTCAAGTTGGCGGTTCATGTTTAAATAATGGTGTCCCCAGAAAAAATTGCAAGGCTCGCCGTTCAAGCGGATAAAAAATAGTGGCAATCATCTTCTTGTTAGTTGGGTTCTGCGCGTAGGTTTTAAAGCCAAAATCAGGTAAAATGGCGCGCGTCTTTATTATGGGCAACACTATTCTAAAAAATTAGCATGCGTGTTTAAGACAGCAAAGTTAGAAAACGGGTTAAAACTAAGTAATAAATCACAGAGTAAAAAGGGATAAATATGACCATCAATGCGGTGCTACTGGCAGTCGTTATCATGCTAGGGCTATCACTGGCGCGGGTACACGTGGTACTCAGCTTACTGATTGGGGCAATTGCTGGCGGCTTAATAGCGGGAATGGGCTTGACCGATACGTTGACTGCGTTTCAAGATGGTATCAAGAATGGCGCACAGATTGCGCTGTCTTATGCGTTACTTGGGGCATTTGCGGTAGCGATTGCGCATTCGGGCTTGCCTCAGTCATTGGCAGGGGCAGTGATCAAGCGTATTGATGCGGGAGGTACAGGCGGCATGATTAAGTATCTGCTGTTTGCTGGCTTGGTGATGATGAGCTGCTTTAGCCAAAACTTAATTCCGATTCATATTGCCTTTATTCCGCTACTCGTACCGCCATTGTTATTGGCATTTAACCGGATGCATATTGATAGACGGCTGATTGCGTGTTTGATTACCTTTGGGTTGGTGACCACCTATATGTTTATCCCTTATGGCTTTGGCGATATTTACCTCAATCAAATCATGCTGAAAAATGTCGGTGAAGCAGGGGTTGATGTCAGTAATATATCAGTCACTAAAGCGATGGCAATTCCAGCACTGGGTATGGTAGTTGGACTATTGACCGCGATATTTATCAGTTATCGCAAGCCACGTCAATATAAGCAATTGGCGATGGATAAAGCAGCACATGATGAGGCGTTGGAAAATGATGCGTTAAGTAAAACCGCTGCTCACGCGCAAGCACAAACTAAGATGAAAACGTTGGTTGCGATAGTGGCAATTGTCACCGCCTTTGTCGTGCAGATGTATACCGACTCATTACTGCTCGGCTCGATGTTTGGTTTTGGCGTGTTTATGGCGACAGGCGTAGTCAAATGGCGTGATGCAGATACGGTCTTTAATGACGGTATCAAGCTAATGGCGATGATTGGCTTTATTATGATTACCGCGCAAGGCTTTGCTGAAGTTATGAAAGCGACCGACCAAATTCAGCCGTTAGTGGATGGGGCGACGGCTATTTTTGGTGGTAATAAAGCGATGGCAGCCTTTGTTATGCTATTACTTGGGTTAATCGTGACGATGGGCATCGGCTCGTCATTCTCGACCATTCCAATTTTGGCAGCGATTTATGTGCCGCTGTGTATCTCACTCGGCTTTTCCCCTTTAGCGACGGTGGCTATTGTCGGTACGGCTGGCGCGCTTGGTGATGCTGGTTCGCCTGCCTCTGATTCTACTTTGGGTCCTACGTCTGGTCTGAACGTTGATGGTCAGCACGACCATATCAAGGACAGTGTGATACCGACCTTTATCCATTACAACATTCCGTTACTGATATTTGGTTGGATTGCAGCGATGGTGCTTTAATACAAATAAAATGTTAAAAAGGCGAGTATAACCATAAAGTATGCTCGCTTTTTTATTCTATAAATTATTTATCAAAGTCCTTAATTTCACCATTCAAACTACTTAAAAACGCATCACTTCGCGCCAATAATTCGTTTAAGCGTTGTTCATTGATTACCTTTGCCAATTCCTCCGTATTAAAAGCCTGTTCTTGACTGTAATACAGCATCTCTGTGACATCGGTTTTCTCTAGCGTTTGCAAATGTTGTTCGACATGCTCGGCGCTAGAGTTAGCGTCTATAGGTTTTTTATTATCCTTCATTAAAACCACCTCAAACCACTTGGTGTAATCAGACCATCTAATGGTACATCCCAAGGCTGCTTTGCCAATTGTTCGACCACTTGAAAATCGTAACACCAGCCAATTTTTAATGGTTTTTTATAGCCCGATTGATAACTCTTGGCAAGTGTGGTGTCATAGTAACCACCGCCCATCCCCACACGATTACCGTGATTATCGACGGCAACTAAGGGACAAATAATAACATCTAATTCCCGCGCCCAAAGCAGCTTACGATGGTGATTTTGCTCCATACCAAGTCGGTGTATGCGTGTGTGTAAATTAACCAAGTGTTGATGATAAATCGGAGAAAAACGCAGCTGTTTATCATGATGACCCAATGAGCCCACCACAGGTAAATAAAGCTGATAACCCAAGCGATGACCCCAGTCTAATAATGGCTGCGTCGGTAGCTCACCAAAGCCGTCGTAATATAAGCCAATTCGTGCACGCGCAGGCAAGCGCTGTTGTAGCTTAGTTAAATGCAAACTTGCGCTATGAGCAAGTTGTTGGCGTTCGCTTGCCGATAACTGGCGACGCTGACGGGTAAACTGGCGTCTGGGCGGATTGCTGATTACGGGTGATTGGGGCTGTGACTGCTCGTCATCACAAGTGGCTATAGTAGCTATCATGTTTTAGTTACCTTTTTTTTAATTTAAGCCATGATTCTAAGGTGTCGAATGCTTTTTCGCTATAAAATGCTTTTTTTTATAAATAATTGGCTTTAGCGATACGGTTCATATTATTATTATTACAAATATGAACTTAAGACCTTGAGCCGACGATAAGATATTTGTGATAAGTCGTGCTATTATATTGTAAATCGCAGTCACGGTCAGTCAGATGAGCCAAGGTTTAGGCTCTTTTTTTTCTCAAAATCAATCATAAAAGAGGACAGTTATGTCGACACAGAATCAGGCAACTCGTACCGAAAAAGATACCATGGGCAACGTGGAAGTTCCGGCAGAAGCCTATTGGGGCGCGCAAACTCAGCGTAGCCGTGAAAACTTTAAGATTGGTGGCGAGACTCTGCCGCGTCCAATGATTGAAGCCATGGCATTAGTCAAAAAAGCCGCGGCAATTACCAATGCCAGTCTTGACCGTATCGATGCAGACAAGCGCGATTTAATCGTCCAAGCAGCAGATGAAGTGATTAATGGCGGCTTAACCGACCAGTTTCCACTTGTTGTTTGGCAAACCGGTTCTGGTACGCAGTCGAACATGAACATGAACGAAGTGCTTGCCAACCGTGCCAACGAAATCGCAGGTAATGCACGCGGTAGCTATCAGCCGATTCACCCAAATGACCATGTAAACCATGCGCAATCGACCAATGACAGCTTCCCAACCGCGATTCGTGTGGCTGCTGCCCGTCAAATTAACAGCTTACTGATCCCCGCTATCAAGGCATTGCGCGCTACTTTAGACAGCAAAGCCAAAGAATTCGATAGTATCGTCAAAATTGGTCGTACCCATTTACAAGATGCCACGCCTTTGACATTAGGTCAAGAATTTAGCGGTTATGTGAGCCAGCTTGATCATTCTTTGGTGCGTATTGATAATGCGTTACAAGGCTTATATGAGTTGCCACTTGGCGGTACAGCGGTTGGTACAGGTCTCAATGCGCATCCTGATTATGCGGTAAAAGCGGCTGAGCAATTGGCGACCTTAACGGATCTACCGTTTGTAACGTCACCAAATAAATTTGAAGCATTGGCCGCTCGTGATGCCGAAGTGTTTGCCTCTGGTGCGCTAAAAACAGTCGCTGCAAGTTTAAATAAAATCGCTAATGATGTGCGTTGGTTGGCATCAGGTCCTCGTTGCGGCTTGGGCGAGTTGACGATTCCTGAAAATGAGCCAGGTTCTTCTATCATGCCAGGTAAAGTGAACCCAACCCAGTCAGAAGCGATGACGATGGTGGTTGCACAAGTGATGGGCAATGATACCGTTATTAACATGGCGGGCGCGTCAGGTAACTTTGAGCTAAACGTCTTTAAACCAGTTATCGCTTATAACTTATTACAATCAATCCAATTATTGGGCGATGCGTGTAATAGCTTCAATGATAATTGTGCGGTTGGTATCGAGCCTGTAAAAGATAAAATCGATGACTTCTTGCATAACTCGTTAATGCTAGTGACTGCTTTGAACCGTCATGTTGGTTATGAAAATGCGGCGAAAATTGCTAAGACGGCTTATAAAGAAAACAAAACTTTGAAGCAAGTTGCGGTTGAACTAGAGCTGTTAACTGAAGCTCAGTTTGATGAATGGGTAACGCCTGCGGATATGGTGCATCCTTCTTAATTTAGACTTTTGTTTTAAGTAATAAAAAGACTTTGTCATGTAATGTGGCAAGGTTTTTTTTGTTTGTTAATTTGAAATTAATATAAGTCTATATATATTCTTGATTTATTTTATGAATCCAATATAAATCATTGTTGATTTATTTTAGATTTTGAATTAAAGTACATAGGTAATCAACTAAGGAGCGTTCCATCATGTCAGATATTAAAAGTAAAATTCTAGAAACCCAAAAAGCAAAGAAAATGAAAAGTGAATTTGTGGCCACTACGGTACGAATTCCAAAAGAACTTCAGTTAGTCATTGAGGATCTTGCAGAATATTTATCAATATCAAAGCAAGATGTTATGCTTGATCTTATTAAAGAAGGGATGAAAGTTGCAGAGGACGCTCTTGCAGAGGATGATATTAACGACAAAATTTCTACAAATTTCCACGTTTTAAATACCAATAAAAGATATGATTCAGGTGCTCAAAAAGAGATGTTAGATAAAGGTATAGTGGCTGCATTTTATGGTAAGTGTAAACGTCAGATTAATAAGATTCAAAAAAATGATACTGTTTTCTTATATGAGAATGGAGTGGGTATTGTGGCTTATGGTAAGGGTTCAGGAGAAACGCTTAAAAAGGACTATGAGGGCGAAACAGACGAATGCCATTACCAAAAATTGATAGATTTTGTTGTATTAGAAACACCATTACCAGCTGCTAAAATTAAGAAAATTCTTGATCGTAATGTTGTTTTTCTACCTGTAAGATCTAGTATGCCTGACGGTCAAAAAGTTTTAGATGCAATAGCTGGTTAAATTGAGTTAAGCACTTATAAAATACAGTTTTCATGATTTTATTTTATGATGTTTACTGTACATCAAAATAAAAAAGACCTTATCACATCACGCGATAAGGTCTTTTTTTTACGCTTTAAAAATCTAAAAAATATTAGAACTTATAAAGCAAACCAAGCGTAGTCGTTGACTCAGTACGCGAGTCCACCATTGGGCTGTCGTATTGCTCATCTGAGAGATAATCTAAAGTTTGACTGGCAAATCCTGCCCATTTATCATTAATATCGTAGTTGGCACTGACGCTAACATAAGGGTTAAAGCTTTGGCTAGGTGAGTAAGCAGCAACGCCTGTGCGCGCAGATTCTTTATTACTGACGCCATAATAATAGTCATTATAGCTTTCGTCATGCCATTCAACGCCCACGCTTGGATAGACGGTTAATTTATCCTTAGTAAATTTGGCAAGGTACGTTAAGCGGGCTAAATTACCATCGTTACGACCTAAAATATCAGTGGCAAACTGTCCACGGAAGCCACCAATTGGCGTACGACGTAGATAGGTTACACCTGCCGCAGCGGAAGCTTTACGTTTATCAAGACCTGATAGCGCACCATTGGCATCATCAGGATCAAATTTACTACCTGCAAGTTGAGCGTAGGCAGACAGCTGATTGGTGCCATCATTAATCAGATAAGCACCTGCTTGTGCGCCGCGAGCGTAGAATTTATTATTATCATAAAACACGCCCGGTAACACGAGCACTTCTGCGCCATCGACGTCATAAGCTGAGTTGTTAATGATTACGTTTGCACCAACACTTAATTCCGCATCTTGGTCAGCAGGCAAGTTTTTAAAAGGCGCAGCATTTGCCATGCCCGCCACACTGAATAAAGCAGTTGCCGTTAAAGCGCATAACAAAGTACGAGTGCTAAGAATAGAGGTAATAGCGTTAGTTAAAGTCGATGCTTTAGACATAGTTGAGTCTCATAAAGGAGTAGGGTGGAATGCCAAAAAATTATTGTCCGGCTGCTAATACTTGTAATATTTGATTATGAATGTCTTGCCACCACCAGATGAAGCTAATAGCAATAAGTAGCATGACCACCCACGGCAACCACTGCCAAAGAACAGTAGGTTTAGTAGTGTCGGCATTATTATAATTGTTATTCTGGCTACTATTAGGATTTATAGTGGGGTAGATATTATTAATCGTACTATCGTTTGAATAGTTAACGTAATCTGTCTGATAAATGGGCGTTACTGCCTGCATCGCAGCGATACGTTGGCGTTGTGAGATGCCGATAGCCAACGCGATAATCATACCCGTGATAGCACCGCCAATATGTCCGGCATTATCAATCCCCGGAACCGCAAAGCCATATACCAAGTTAATGCCCATAATAATGATAAGGCTTTTGAGGTTCAGTACCATGCCATTAACAGATATTTTAAATAATGCTGCTATCAATAAGGCGGCGCCGATACCCATAATACCACCAGACGCGCCAGCGGATAACCCCGGTTGTGACGTTCCCGCTAAAATTCCTTGCCAAGTGAGATGATTGTTGAGGAGGTTACCACCAATGGCGGCAAGTAAAAACAATGCTAAAAATTTGCTAGAGCCAAACATCGGCTCTGCGATTTGACCAAAGAAGTACATCGCAAAGCCATTGAACAATAAATGCATCAAGCCAATATGCAAAAATGCGCTACTGACCAACCGCCACGGGTCATCGCCCATTGTAAACGGCAGCGCATTAGCGCCCCATGTTAGTAGCGCCTCTGTTGACGGATTATTAGCATGCACGCCAGATAGGACTTGGAGGACATACAATCCAATAAAGCAGACCAATAGCACCGTGGTGACAGGTGCCGTTTTTAAGAGTTGTTGGATAGTCATAACGCGCTATATCTATTAAAGGGTACGTGTACAGTATAAAAGATAAGCAGAATATAAACAAAGCTGTCCTCTGTCGGTATTCATTATTTTACTACCAACGCATCGGTGCTATATAAGGCAATGCCGATTTGAGCTGTTCGTAAGTGCCGTTGACTAAGATATCATCACGCACTTGGTTAATATCGGTATGTCCACAAAACGCCATGGTAATGTCACACTCGTTATAAATCAACTCAAGGGCACGGCGGACACCATCTTCGCCATATGCACCAAGACCGTACAAAAAGGCGCGTCCAATCATCGTACCATTCGCGCCTAAAGCCATCGCTTTGAGTACATCTTGACCGGAGCGAATACCACTATCAAGCCATATCTCAATCTGACTGTTTTCAGCGCGTACCGCTTGCACGATATCGCTAAGTGCCGAAATAGAAGAGGGCGCACCATCAAGCTGACGACCACCATGGTTGGATACCACTAAAGCATCGGCACCACTACGCGCCGCTAGTACGGCATCTTCTGGTTCCATAATACCTTTGATAATTAATTTGCCGCCCCACATATCTTTAATGCGCGCCACATCATCCCAGCTGAGAGCAGGGTCAAATTGTTCCGCTGTCCAAGCTGATAGTGATGATAAATCTTCTACATTCTTAGCATGACCAACGATATTACCAAAGGTGCGGCGCTTGGTGCCGAGCATATTCATGCACCATTCAGGCTTAGTCATTAAGTTTAAAATATTGGCAAGTGTTGGTTTTGGTGGCGCGGATAGACCATTTTTAATATCTTTGTGCCGTTGCCCCAATACTTGTAAGTCAGCAGTCAAGATTAGTGCGGAACAATTTGCGGCTTTAGCTCGGCTAATAAGATTTGCCATGAAATCTTGGTCGCGCATCACATATAGCTGAAACCAAAAAGGGGCGCTGGTATGTTCTGCCACATCTTCAATAGAGCAAATACTCATCGTCGATAGTGAAAACGGCACGCCAAATTTTTCTGCTGCTCGTGCCGCATGAATCTCGCCATCTGCCCACATCATTCCGGTAAAGCCAGTAGGTGCAATGGCAACTGGCATTTTTACAGGCGACCCTAACATTTCGGTAGCAAGTGAGCGCCCTTTCATATTGACCAGTACCCGCTGACGGAGCTTAATGCGGTCAAAGTCCGTTTCGTTATTGCGATAAGTGGTCTGTGTCCACGACCCTGAATCGACATAATCATAAAACATACGCGGTATTTTGCGCTGAGCGACTTGGCGTAGGTCTTCAATTTCAGTAATTTTACTCAAATCTTTCATGGGGTTGCCCTTGATAATTAAGTAGAAAGCGGACGCTAGTATAAAGGATACGCTAGCGCCCGCTCAAATACTGTTGACTAATTTTTATAATAAACGCTGCAAGTCCATTACCGAAAATGGATAGTTTAAACGCTGAGTTTTGGTAAGTAGTACCGGAATAGTGGTGGCAAATGTCATCATTAATGGTTCATCGAAATCTGCGATATCAATATGTTGATAAGTAATGGGATAGACCGCCTGAAACTGCGCCAATAATTGCTCTGCTTGCGTACATAAATGACAGCCCGCTGTTCCCAATAACCACCACTCATCTTTATACTCTTTATATTTAGAGCTATTAAGGTTTTCAGAGTTATTAAAGTTTTCTGAATCGTTAAAACTCGGCGCTGCGTTGATAATTTGTGCTCGTAGTTCTTCCACAGAGTTATTATTCATAGCTGTGCTTATGTTTATACTTATGTTTGTACTTAGATTTTTGTCTGGATTCATATCTGACCTCATCTTGACTTCTCACTGTCATCATTATTATTAATAATATTTTTTTAAAGGTTACCGTTTTAAATACTATTCAGAGCGTTCAAAACGTTGGGTTGTAGTGAGGATTTACGTTATTGATATGATAAAGAAAGCAGGCAAATAATGACAGCGATAGTGAGATTAGGTAAGATAGCCTGCTATTTATCACAGTAGCCACACACCGCTATCTAAAGATTGCTAGATGCTACGGTGTTGCGCTCAGATTATTTATTCCTTAAAACACTCGGATAATGCACGCATGACAAGTATGGGTAAGTTCATCAAACGGTTATTATTGGCACTTATACTGCTGATAGTGGCTTTTCATGTGTTGGTCGCGGGATTGCTTTTGATGTGGAAGACACAACCAATTAATAACAGCATGTTTATGCTGACGCACCGATTATCGGGTGGTAGCGTTACCCAGAAATGGGCGAATTATGACGCGATAGCCAAGTCGGCAAAGCAAGCGGCGATTGTCAGTGAAGATTCCAAATTTAGCCAACATAATGGCTTTGACTTAGACGGTATTGAAGCGGCACGTAAAAAGAATGAGGCATCCGGAAGTATGTCGGCAGGCGGTTCGACCATTACCCAACAGCTGGCAAAAAATCTGTTTTTAACCTCGCATCGCTCGTATACCCGTAAAGTTGAAGAAGCCATTATCACTGTCATTATTGAAACCTTATGGGACAAACAGCGCATCTTAACCGCGTATTTAAATGTAGCAGAATTTGGCGAAGGTATTTATGGTATTGATGCTGCTGCACACCATTATTTTAATAAATCAGCTGCCACGCTAAACCGTGATGAATCCGCGTTACTGATTGCGATGCTCCCTAATCCCAAATATTACGGTAAAAACAAGGGTGATAAACGTTTGCGCAATAAGCAGCGCATTATCCAAAGACGCATGAATAATGCCATCTTGCCATAAGTGTTCCACTGTTTATTAAAGTTATTTTCATTTAATGAACGACAAATAAGGCAGTTAGGTCTAATATAGATGGAAATTTCAATAATCTACTGCTAAAAAGTAATGTTTTGCAAAAATTGCTAGTGTAAAGATTAGTAGTACCGTAACAATAATAGGGGAGAAGTTGCATGACCAACGCAAATAATGAGCATAGTGAAAGTATTAACAATAACCATTCTGAAAAAGACAGTATTGAAAAAAAAGGTAACATTACCGAGAGCAGTAATATTCAAGAACAGCCGCCGCAAGTTGTCGCAACGCAAAATACCGATACGCAAACTGATAACAGTAGCATTGTTAATCCTACTCAAGAAACTAAAAATAGCAATAATCCAGCTCAGCTCACTGCAAAGCCACTCACTGCAAAGCCACTCACTGTACTGACAACCCCTGAAAAACCCAAAACTGTCAGAAAACCAAGAGCGTCCACTGCCAAGCCTACAACGACAGCTAGAAAGCCAAGAGCATCAACATCAAAAGTATCAACAGCAAAAGTATCAGCAAAAACGCCCACAACCGCATTAGTCAAAGTAGCAACAAAAGCCATGCCAAAAACATCAGCGCTTATACCGTCAAAGCCAATGGCAATCAAAACAAACCATATCTCAGCCGCAGCGACCGCTCTTACCCAGATTGGCTGGCAGCGTTCAGAAGATGGCACATACTCTCCGAACAGCTATATTAATCGCGACTTATCCTTATTACAGTTTCATCTGCGTGTCTTAGCGCAAGCAGCCAGTTCGCGTCATCCATTACTTGAACGTTTATTCTTTTTAATCATTTTTTCATCGAATATGGATGAGTTTTTTGAAATCCGCGTTGCTGGCATCATGCAAAAGCTGAATCTTGGTAATGTTGCTGATAGTCCGCATGGTATGAGCCCAAGTGAGGTTCTCGACGAGATATCAAACATCACGCACAAAGCGATTGCGGAACAATATCGTATTCTGAACGAAGATATTTTGCCAGCATTAGCAGAACAAGACATTCGTTATCTGAAACGTGATGAGCTGAATGCCGCACAGTCAGCGTGGATGAAGCGTTACTTTATTGAGCAAGTGTCACCAGTACTAACGCCGATCAGTATCGACCCTGCGCATCCGTTCCCACGATTGGTGAATAAGAGCCTGAACTTTATCGCCACCCTAGAAGGCAAAGATGCCTTTGGTCGCGATATTAATTTGGCAATCGTTCCTGCACCGCGCAGCTTACCGCGTGTGATTCGCCTACCTGACGAGCTCACTGGTGGCAAAGAACACCATGTTATGCTTTCAGCCGTCATTCATGAGCATATCGGTGAGTTATTCCCGGGCATGAACGTAACGGGCTGTCATCAATTTAGATTGACCCGTAATGCAGATTTAGATTTAGCTGATGATGTTGATGATATTGCTAAGGCGCTTGAGGGTGAGCTTGAAAATCGTCGCTTTGGTGATAAAGTACGCCTTGAAGTGACGACTGATTGCCCAACGCCAATCAGCGATTATTTACTCAATGAGTTTGAGCTTAATAGTAGACAATTATACCGCGTCAATGGACCAGTCAATTTAACACGGTTATTATTTGACTTTAATCTGCCAGAGTTGCGTTATCAGCCTTTTACCCGCATTGTACCCAAACCATTTCGTCGTGATATCGATAAGCTAGATAAAACCACCAGCATGTTCGCTGCTATGCGTAAAGCTGATGTGCTCGTGCATCATCCTTTTGACTCGTTTACGCCTGTGGTTAACTTATTATGGCAAGCGGCAAATGACCCCAAAGTCTTAGCCATTAAGCAAACCTTATACCGCTCTGGTACCAACTCTGAAATCGTTAAAGCACTGGCTGTAGCGGCACG
This genomic window from Psychrobacter urativorans contains:
- a CDS encoding alpha-hydroxy acid oxidase; this encodes MKDLSKITEIEDLRQVAQRKIPRMFYDYVDSGSWTQTTYRNNETDFDRIKLRQRVLVNMKGRSLATEMLGSPVKMPVAIAPTGFTGMMWADGEIHAARAAEKFGVPFSLSTMSICSIEDVAEHTSAPFWFQLYVMRDQDFMANLISRAKAANCSALILTADLQVLGQRHKDIKNGLSAPPKPTLANILNLMTKPEWCMNMLGTKRRTFGNIVGHAKNVEDLSSLSAWTAEQFDPALSWDDVARIKDMWGGKLIIKGIMEPEDAVLAARSGADALVVSNHGGRQLDGAPSSISALSDIVQAVRAENSQIEIWLDSGIRSGQDVLKAMALGANGTMIGRAFLYGLGAYGEDGVRRALELIYNECDITMAFCGHTDINQVRDDILVNGTYEQLKSALPYIAPMRW
- a CDS encoding glutaredoxin family protein; the protein is MNNNSVEELRAQIINAAPSFNDSENFNNSENLNSSKYKEYKDEWWLLGTAGCHLCTQAEQLLAQFQAVYPITYQHIDIADFDEPLMMTFATTIPVLLTKTQRLNYPFSVMDLQRLL
- the mtgA gene encoding monofunctional biosynthetic peptidoglycan transglycosylase, translated to MTSMGKFIKRLLLALILLIVAFHVLVAGLLLMWKTQPINNSMFMLTHRLSGGSVTQKWANYDAIAKSAKQAAIVSEDSKFSQHNGFDLDGIEAARKKNEASGSMSAGGSTITQQLAKNLFLTSHRSYTRKVEEAIITVIIETLWDKQRILTAYLNVAEFGEGIYGIDAAAHHYFNKSAATLNRDESALLIAMLPNPKYYGKNKGDKRLRNKQRIIQRRMNNAILP
- the ppk1 gene encoding polyphosphate kinase 1; translated protein: MAIKTNHISAAATALTQIGWQRSEDGTYSPNSYINRDLSLLQFHLRVLAQAASSRHPLLERLFFLIIFSSNMDEFFEIRVAGIMQKLNLGNVADSPHGMSPSEVLDEISNITHKAIAEQYRILNEDILPALAEQDIRYLKRDELNAAQSAWMKRYFIEQVSPVLTPISIDPAHPFPRLVNKSLNFIATLEGKDAFGRDINLAIVPAPRSLPRVIRLPDELTGGKEHHVMLSAVIHEHIGELFPGMNVTGCHQFRLTRNADLDLADDVDDIAKALEGELENRRFGDKVRLEVTTDCPTPISDYLLNEFELNSRQLYRVNGPVNLTRLLFDFNLPELRYQPFTRIVPKPFRRDIDKLDKTTSMFAAMRKADVLVHHPFDSFTPVVNLLWQAANDPKVLAIKQTLYRSGTNSEIVKALAVAARNGKEVTAVIELRARFDEASNIAVANYLQEAGAVVVYGIVGYKTHAKLMLIVRREDDRIRRYVHLGTGNYHAANAKVYTDYGLFTADPDISEDVHKIFQELTGMGKPANLKKLLHAPFTLHDKLISFIDDEIAHAKAGKRAHIIIKVNALTERRLIDKLYDASQAGVKIELILRSMCCLRPQVQGLSENITVRSVIGRFLEHTRVYYFYNKGNERMYCSSADWMDRNLFHRVEVAFPIEDKGLFKQIYHDGMLNYLKDNTQSWALDGKGDWQQNQPAENEPVHIAQDYLLKVINRVGE